Proteins from a genomic interval of Kitasatospora kifunensis:
- a CDS encoding AfsR/SARP family transcriptional regulator: MRIELLGAVTVRYDDGACATPSAPKRRALLAALAVQLGHLVPTEQLIELVWDGSPPATARAALQGHIAELRRLLDGRLELATRGGGYLLTGDPEQVDALRFERLCDEAGLLLPSRATPEAVAYATPEAVAAPRAEGELDPALPLLRAALDLWRGPALTGCGSTLLRERTVPRLTDLRLRALEQLGEGLCRLDRGAELVAELTEAVLAHPSHEQLAVQLLACLEQAGRGAQALEWYDRVAAQLPAAPGPALRAARDRLSHTRPPAHGYPAAPALESAESAATPASAIPVGAIPVGAAPASPSASFPRPLPAQLPRGSRRFVGRSSELEQLDGAIVAGRENRPILVTGPAGVGKTSLVRHWAHRVAHHFPDGQLYADLRGFDETEPRDPAEVLAAFLTALGFAEDAVPASLEGRSRLYRELLTGRRLLIVLDNARSYEQLAPLLPDAPVETGPADSGPVTVITSRSRLGDLLVQEGAAPLSLDVLTPAEALELLSRVLEPARVAAEPQAAAELAERCDRLPLALRLAAARLAARPGWALRDLVAEVSDEQARLASLSCAGRGSLGVAATLNLTCRALSAPAVRLFTVLGLHPGAVIDAHTAAVLADVPPVEVRSLLAQLDAAHLVEETAPGLFARHDLVRLYSAQLAAELTCDERLAAMDRMIDHYLAATAAACAGLHTRSVLLAGASLSTGLGPAAGSMPALATPGQAVEWFRREERAVRGVVLCAEQYERTAAALQLAHQAGVLYYNANHSRPEWRLTAEAGLRAAHALAEPAALVRMYADLAVVLIEQREFRAAADHLDQAIALADELGDPVLRHQCRTRLANGLVRAGQQARAIPLMTDIVSRARELTDDRLLAQALNNLANALVIAGTSELALSHAEEAVRILTAHPEDPKLVIATHTLAEALHALGRHNAALATARRALALGRTQGNLRIESQSHALLATLLHALGRTAEALEAEVLAARR; the protein is encoded by the coding sequence ATGCGGATAGAGCTGCTCGGCGCGGTCACCGTCCGGTACGACGACGGCGCCTGCGCCACACCCTCGGCGCCCAAGCGCCGCGCACTGCTCGCCGCGCTGGCCGTCCAGCTCGGCCACCTGGTGCCCACCGAGCAGCTGATCGAGCTGGTCTGGGACGGCAGCCCGCCGGCGACCGCCCGGGCCGCGCTGCAGGGGCACATCGCCGAACTGCGGCGGCTGCTGGACGGCCGCCTGGAACTCGCCACCCGCGGCGGCGGCTACCTGCTGACCGGCGATCCGGAGCAGGTGGACGCGCTGCGCTTCGAGCGCCTGTGTGATGAGGCCGGCCTGCTGCTCCCCTCCCGCGCGACCCCCGAGGCCGTCGCCTACGCGACCCCCGAGGCCGTCGCCGCGCCGAGGGCCGAGGGCGAGCTTGACCCCGCGCTGCCACTGCTGCGCGCCGCCCTCGACCTGTGGCGCGGCCCGGCCCTCACCGGCTGCGGGTCCACCCTGCTGCGCGAGCGGACCGTCCCCCGGCTGACCGATCTGCGCCTGCGCGCGCTGGAGCAACTGGGCGAAGGGCTGTGCCGGCTGGACCGTGGCGCCGAGCTCGTCGCCGAACTCACCGAGGCCGTGCTGGCCCACCCCTCCCACGAACAGCTGGCCGTTCAGCTGCTGGCCTGCCTCGAGCAGGCCGGGCGCGGCGCGCAGGCGCTGGAGTGGTACGACCGGGTGGCCGCCCAGCTGCCGGCCGCCCCGGGCCCCGCGCTGCGCGCCGCCCGCGACCGGCTGAGCCACACCCGGCCACCGGCCCACGGTTACCCGGCCGCGCCCGCGCTGGAGTCCGCAGAGTCCGCCGCCACACCGGCGAGCGCCATACCGGTGGGCGCCATACCGGTGGGCGCCGCGCCCGCCTCGCCGTCCGCTTCCTTCCCGCGCCCACTGCCCGCCCAACTGCCGCGCGGCAGCAGGCGCTTCGTCGGGCGCTCGAGCGAACTCGAGCAACTGGACGGCGCGATCGTCGCCGGGCGGGAGAACCGTCCGATCCTGGTCACCGGACCGGCCGGGGTGGGCAAGACCAGCCTGGTCCGGCACTGGGCCCACCGGGTCGCCCACCACTTCCCCGACGGCCAGCTCTACGCCGACCTGCGCGGCTTCGACGAGACCGAACCGCGGGACCCGGCCGAGGTGCTGGCCGCCTTCCTGACCGCGCTCGGGTTCGCGGAGGATGCCGTGCCCGCCTCGTTGGAGGGCCGGTCACGGCTCTACCGCGAGCTGCTGACCGGCCGTCGGCTGCTGATCGTGCTCGACAACGCGCGCTCCTACGAGCAGCTCGCCCCGCTGCTGCCCGACGCCCCCGTGGAGACCGGGCCCGCCGATAGCGGTCCGGTGACCGTCATCACCAGCCGCAGCCGGCTCGGCGACCTGCTCGTCCAGGAGGGCGCGGCCCCGCTCTCGCTGGACGTGCTGACGCCCGCCGAGGCGCTGGAGTTGCTGTCCCGGGTGCTGGAGCCGGCCCGGGTCGCCGCCGAGCCGCAGGCCGCCGCCGAGCTGGCCGAGCGCTGCGACCGCCTGCCGCTGGCGCTGCGCCTGGCCGCGGCCCGGTTGGCCGCCCGCCCCGGCTGGGCGCTGCGCGACCTGGTGGCGGAGGTCTCCGACGAGCAGGCCAGACTCGCCTCGCTGTCCTGCGCGGGCCGCGGCTCGCTCGGCGTCGCGGCCACCCTCAACCTGACCTGCCGCGCGCTGTCGGCCCCGGCGGTGCGGCTGTTCACCGTGCTCGGCCTGCACCCGGGCGCGGTGATCGACGCGCACACCGCCGCCGTGCTCGCCGACGTGCCGCCGGTCGAGGTCCGCAGCCTGCTCGCCCAACTCGACGCCGCCCACCTGGTCGAGGAGACCGCGCCCGGCCTCTTCGCCCGGCACGACCTGGTGCGCCTCTACAGCGCCCAGCTGGCCGCCGAACTCACCTGCGACGAGCGGCTGGCGGCGATGGACCGGATGATCGACCACTACCTGGCCGCGACCGCCGCCGCCTGCGCGGGCCTGCACACCCGCAGCGTGCTGCTGGCCGGCGCTTCCCTGTCCACCGGCCTTGGGCCAGCCGCCGGCAGCATGCCGGCGCTGGCCACCCCGGGCCAGGCCGTCGAGTGGTTCCGCCGCGAGGAGCGCGCGGTGCGCGGCGTGGTGCTCTGCGCCGAGCAGTACGAACGGACCGCCGCGGCCTTGCAACTCGCCCACCAGGCCGGGGTGCTGTACTACAACGCCAACCACAGCCGCCCCGAGTGGCGGCTCACCGCCGAGGCCGGCCTGCGGGCCGCCCACGCCCTGGCCGAGCCGGCCGCCCTGGTGCGGATGTACGCCGACCTCGCCGTGGTCCTCATCGAGCAGCGGGAGTTCCGGGCCGCCGCCGACCACTTGGACCAGGCCATCGCGCTGGCCGACGAGCTCGGCGATCCGGTGCTGCGCCACCAGTGCCGCACCCGGCTGGCCAACGGTCTGGTCCGGGCAGGCCAGCAGGCCCGGGCGATCCCGCTGATGACCGACATCGTCTCCCGCGCCCGCGAGCTGACCGACGACCGCCTGCTCGCCCAGGCGCTCAACAACCTCGCCAACGCCCTGGTGATCGCCGGCACCTCCGAGCTCGCCCTGTCCCACGCGGAGGAGGCCGTGCGCATCCTCACCGCCCATCCCGAGGACCCCAAACTCGTCATCGCCACCCACACCCTCGCCGAGGCCCTGCACGCGCTCGGCCGCCACAACGCCGCCCTCGCCACCGCCCGCCGCGCGCTCGCACTGGGCCGAACCCAGGGCAACCTGCGCATCGAGTCCCAGTCCCACGCCCTGCTCGCCACCCTGCTGCACGCGCTCGGCCGCACCGCCGAGGCCCTGGAGGCGGAGGTCCTGGCCGCCCGGCGGTGA
- a CDS encoding GAF domain-containing sensor histidine kinase has translation MSGHLEVREVLRRITASARSLLGAEYAALGVPDDHGGFAQFVVDGVTDEQWKAIGPLPRQHGVLATMLHEMAPTRLTDVRKAPAFGGWPGAHPEMTDFLGMPIPDGEEILGAIFLANKDGGFTAHDERLLRILAAHASIALANARLYERSRELTLAGERARIAHDLHDAVSQKLFSLRLTAKAAAKLLDRDPERARTELAEVARLAAEAADELRAVVVELRPAALDEDGLVATLASQVQVLDRAHTASVEFASDGGVRTLPPAQEAAVLRIAQEALHNALRHADAAKVAVTLRGTATRGAVLKITDDGRGFDPGAVQRAGRHLGLVSMRDRAQSVGGHLTLTSAAGLGTVVELEVPGA, from the coding sequence ATGAGCGGGCACCTGGAGGTGCGCGAGGTGCTGCGCCGCATCACCGCCTCCGCGCGCAGTCTGCTCGGCGCCGAGTACGCGGCCCTCGGGGTGCCCGACGACCACGGGGGCTTCGCGCAGTTCGTGGTGGACGGGGTGACCGACGAGCAGTGGAAGGCGATCGGTCCGCTGCCGCGCCAGCACGGGGTGCTCGCCACCATGCTGCACGAGATGGCGCCCACCCGGCTGACCGACGTCCGCAAGGCCCCGGCCTTCGGCGGCTGGCCCGGCGCGCACCCGGAGATGACCGACTTCCTCGGGATGCCGATCCCGGACGGCGAGGAGATCCTCGGCGCGATCTTCCTGGCCAACAAGGACGGTGGCTTCACCGCCCACGACGAGCGGCTGCTGCGCATCCTGGCCGCGCACGCCTCGATAGCGCTCGCCAACGCCCGGCTGTACGAGCGCAGTCGCGAGCTGACGCTGGCCGGCGAGCGGGCCCGGATCGCGCACGACCTGCACGACGCGGTCTCGCAGAAGCTGTTCAGTCTGCGACTGACCGCCAAGGCCGCCGCCAAGCTGCTCGACCGCGACCCCGAGCGGGCCAGGACCGAGTTGGCCGAGGTGGCCCGGCTGGCCGCCGAGGCCGCCGACGAGCTGCGCGCCGTGGTGGTCGAGCTGCGCCCGGCCGCACTGGACGAGGACGGCCTGGTGGCCACCCTCGCCTCCCAGGTGCAGGTGCTGGACCGGGCGCACACCGCCAGCGTCGAGTTCGCCTCCGACGGCGGGGTGCGCACCCTGCCGCCCGCCCAGGAGGCGGCGGTGCTGCGGATCGCCCAGGAGGCGCTGCACAACGCGCTGCGCCACGCCGATGCGGCCAAGGTCGCGGTGACGCTGCGCGGGACCGCCACCCGCGGCGCCGTCCTCAAGATCACCGACGACGGCCGCGGCTTCGACCCGGGCGCCGTCCAGCGGGCCGGGCGCCACCTGGGGCTGGTCTCGATGCGCGACCGCGCGCAGAGCGTCGGCGGCCACCTCACCCTCACCTCGGCCGCCGGCCTGGGGACGGTCGTCGAACTGGAGGTTCCCGGTGCCTGA
- a CDS encoding ABC transporter ATP-binding protein, giving the protein MSDVLELVDVSVVRDGRALISQVSWSVAEGERWVILGPNGAGKTTLLQVAASYLHPTSGTVAVLGEKLGSVDVFELRQRIGLAGASLLDRIPREQTVLQTVLTAAYGMTATWQETYEKLDESRALLLLDRLGMGGYEQRSFGTLSEGERKRTLIARALMTDPELLLLDEPAAGLDLGGREDLVRRLGALAQDPYAPAMAVVTHHVEEIAPGFTHVLMVRQGKVLAAGPIDTELTARNLSLCFGLPLTLERHGDRWSAQGLPLG; this is encoded by the coding sequence ATGAGCGACGTGCTGGAGCTGGTGGACGTTTCCGTGGTCCGGGATGGACGTGCGTTGATCAGCCAGGTCTCCTGGTCGGTCGCTGAGGGTGAGCGCTGGGTGATCCTCGGCCCCAACGGCGCCGGCAAGACCACCCTTCTCCAGGTCGCCGCCAGCTACCTGCACCCCACCAGCGGCACGGTGGCGGTGCTGGGCGAGAAGCTCGGCTCGGTGGACGTCTTCGAGCTGCGCCAGCGGATCGGCCTGGCCGGCGCCTCGCTGCTGGACCGCATCCCGCGTGAGCAGACCGTGCTGCAGACGGTGCTCACCGCCGCCTACGGCATGACCGCCACCTGGCAGGAGACCTACGAGAAGCTGGACGAGTCGCGCGCCCTGCTGCTGCTCGACCGGCTCGGCATGGGCGGCTACGAGCAGCGCAGCTTCGGCACCCTCTCCGAGGGCGAGCGCAAGCGCACCCTGATCGCCCGCGCCCTGATGACCGACCCCGAGCTGCTGCTGCTCGACGAGCCGGCCGCCGGCCTGGACCTGGGCGGTCGCGAGGACCTGGTCCGCCGCCTGGGCGCACTCGCCCAGGACCCCTACGCCCCTGCCATGGCCGTGGTGACCCACCACGTCGAGGAGATCGCGCCCGGCTTCACCCACGTCCTGATGGTCCGTCAGGGCAAGGTGCTGGCCGCGGGTCCGATCGACACCGAGCTGACGGCCCGCAACCTCTCGCTCTGCTTCGGCCTGCCGCTCACCCTGGAGCGCCACGGCGACCGCTGGTCCGCGCAGGGCCTGCCGCTGGGCTGA
- a CDS encoding AfsR/SARP family transcriptional regulator, whose protein sequence is MGIRLLGPVELRTAAGALVPLSGSQRRAVLALLALRLGRVVPVEHFFELLWGEEPPARAKAALQGHVAALRKVLADTPFLLHTRAPGYLLTGPAEQVDVLRFEALAARAREDTAPGEQAAPGAGAEAVGLLEQALGLWTGAALADLPDTELRRALVGQLAEARTRVLISWAELRLSRGSGAAAVPALEQSVRADGLRESVVALLIRCLQQAGRPSDALTVYHHARELLDRELGMLPGADLQAALSQVLTEEPAWRGDLRRGDGYGGPAGRVHGAGAGAGAGVEARARAGARAGTEAGAGQLPTAAGAATVTPGERDQAPAPESDLVEPPTPRQLPRQSAGFVGRGLESRWLDRECGPERTGDGLALVVGPAGAGKSATVIRWAHQVAAGFPDGQLFVDLRGFDPAGPADPAEVLGEFLLALGVAESAVPEDLAARVALYRAHTDTRALLVVLDNARSAEHLTALLPSGPDCATVVTSRNTLEDLVVTEGAALLRLEALPEGDALRLLERALTPGRVHAEVAAAEQLIELCDHLPLALRIAASRLAARPDWTIADLVAELADERTRLLTLDTQGTISIRTALSLTYRHLSAEAARLLTVLAAHPGREVDTFAGAALLGTNPATARAALGELAAYHLLTEGTPGRYSRHDLIRLFGMELFAEQPAEVRRLSSERLLEYYAEAARQCSDHLEPSLGSYGERFHPPTALPRPTNARAALDWFRAEEPTIRALVVAANTADPERAWQLSLGASPLYYGASRLIDWLSCLRAGQRAAERCGSTAAAALLCSTMANALIGVDRRQEAAELAQRAVAGTTPADGFAHTRSLATLALITAALGDPAEAVRLSAAAVELTKALCPPVQLSLVLAYAAAISMLTGDAEAALREAREAQRLLTGHPGSTTYAWSMLTEAQALQALGFPEAAELVWSRLLTNCQEAGFLHLHAISEQSYATFLLALGREREAAEHLRSAVGLYQLHGHLAGAVAELLTVIEQSLSCRGGGQLPPGQAPLVAETPPTVLEGPPEPC, encoded by the coding sequence ATGGGCATCCGGCTCCTCGGTCCGGTAGAGCTGCGGACCGCCGCCGGCGCACTCGTGCCGCTGTCCGGATCCCAACGGCGAGCGGTGCTCGCCCTCCTGGCACTGCGTCTTGGCCGGGTCGTGCCGGTGGAGCACTTCTTCGAGCTGCTCTGGGGCGAGGAGCCGCCGGCCCGCGCCAAGGCCGCACTGCAAGGGCACGTCGCCGCACTGCGCAAGGTGCTCGCCGACACCCCCTTCCTGCTGCACACCCGCGCGCCCGGCTACCTGCTCACCGGGCCGGCCGAGCAGGTGGACGTCCTGCGGTTCGAGGCGCTGGCCGCCCGGGCCAGGGAAGACACCGCGCCGGGCGAGCAGGCCGCACCCGGCGCGGGCGCCGAAGCGGTCGGGCTGCTGGAGCAGGCGCTGGGCCTGTGGACCGGGGCCGCGCTCGCCGACCTGCCCGACACCGAGCTGCGCCGGGCCCTGGTGGGACAACTGGCCGAGGCGCGGACCAGGGTGCTGATCTCCTGGGCCGAGCTGCGGCTGAGCCGGGGCAGCGGGGCGGCGGCCGTGCCGGCGCTGGAGCAGAGCGTGCGGGCCGACGGACTGCGGGAGTCGGTGGTGGCCCTGCTGATCCGCTGCCTGCAGCAGGCCGGGCGGCCCTCCGACGCGCTGACGGTCTACCACCACGCGCGGGAGCTGCTCGACCGCGAGCTGGGCATGCTGCCGGGCGCGGACCTGCAGGCGGCGCTGTCCCAGGTGCTGACCGAGGAGCCCGCCTGGCGCGGGGACCTCAGACGCGGGGACGGCTACGGCGGGCCGGCCGGGCGCGTGCACGGGGCTGGGGCTGGGGCTGGGGCTGGGGTTGAGGCTCGGGCTCGGGCTGGGGCTCGGGCTGGGACTGAGGCCGGTGCTGGGCAGCTGCCGACCGCGGCCGGGGCGGCGACGGTGACGCCAGGCGAACGGGACCAGGCGCCCGCCCCGGAGAGCGACCTGGTCGAGCCCCCCACGCCCCGGCAACTCCCCCGCCAGTCGGCCGGCTTCGTCGGCCGCGGGCTGGAGTCGCGCTGGCTGGACCGCGAGTGCGGCCCCGAGCGCACCGGCGACGGACTGGCCCTGGTGGTCGGCCCGGCCGGGGCCGGCAAGAGCGCCACCGTGATCCGCTGGGCGCACCAGGTCGCCGCGGGCTTCCCGGACGGGCAGCTCTTCGTCGACCTGCGCGGCTTCGACCCGGCGGGCCCTGCGGATCCGGCCGAGGTGCTCGGCGAGTTCCTGCTCGCCCTGGGCGTGGCGGAGTCCGCCGTCCCCGAGGACCTCGCCGCCCGCGTCGCGCTCTACCGCGCCCACACCGACACCCGCGCGCTGCTGGTAGTGCTGGACAACGCGCGCAGCGCCGAGCACCTGACCGCCCTGCTGCCCAGCGGGCCCGACTGCGCCACCGTGGTCACCAGCCGCAACACGCTGGAGGACCTGGTGGTGACCGAGGGCGCCGCTCTGCTGCGGCTGGAGGCGCTGCCCGAGGGCGACGCACTGCGACTGCTCGAACGCGCCCTGACCCCCGGGCGAGTGCACGCCGAGGTGGCCGCGGCCGAGCAGCTGATCGAACTCTGCGACCACCTGCCGCTGGCGCTGCGCATCGCGGCCTCCCGGCTGGCCGCCAGACCCGACTGGACCATCGCCGACCTGGTGGCGGAACTGGCCGACGAGCGCACCCGGTTGCTCACCCTGGACACCCAGGGGACGATCAGTATCCGCACCGCCCTCAGCCTGACGTACCGTCACCTCTCCGCCGAGGCCGCCCGGTTGCTCACCGTGTTGGCCGCGCACCCGGGCCGGGAGGTGGACACCTTCGCCGGCGCCGCGCTGCTCGGCACCAACCCGGCCACCGCGCGCGCCGCGCTCGGCGAACTGGCCGCCTACCACCTGCTCACCGAGGGCACCCCGGGCCGCTACAGCCGGCACGACCTGATCCGGCTGTTCGGCATGGAGCTCTTCGCCGAGCAGCCCGCCGAGGTCCGACGACTCAGCTCCGAACGGCTGCTGGAGTACTACGCGGAAGCGGCCCGGCAGTGCAGCGACCACCTGGAACCGAGCCTGGGCAGCTACGGGGAGCGCTTCCATCCGCCGACGGCGCTGCCACGGCCGACCAACGCCCGCGCGGCGCTCGACTGGTTCCGGGCCGAGGAGCCGACGATCCGCGCCCTGGTCGTCGCCGCCAACACCGCTGACCCCGAACGGGCTTGGCAGCTGAGCCTGGGGGCGAGCCCGCTGTACTACGGCGCCAGCCGACTGATCGACTGGCTGAGCTGTCTGCGCGCGGGCCAGCGGGCCGCTGAGCGGTGCGGCTCCACGGCGGCGGCCGCGCTGCTCTGCAGCACCATGGCCAACGCGCTGATCGGCGTCGACCGACGGCAGGAGGCCGCCGAGTTGGCCCAGCGGGCGGTGGCCGGGACCACACCGGCGGACGGCTTCGCGCACACCCGCTCGCTGGCCACCCTGGCCCTGATCACCGCGGCCCTCGGCGATCCGGCCGAGGCCGTGCGACTGTCGGCCGCCGCGGTCGAGCTGACCAAGGCGCTCTGCCCGCCCGTGCAGCTCTCCCTGGTGCTCGCCTACGCCGCCGCGATCAGCATGCTGACCGGCGACGCCGAGGCCGCGCTGCGCGAGGCCCGCGAGGCGCAGCGACTGCTGACCGGCCATCCGGGCTCCACCACCTACGCCTGGTCGATGCTGACCGAGGCGCAGGCACTGCAGGCGCTCGGCTTCCCGGAGGCCGCCGAGCTGGTCTGGTCGCGACTGCTGACCAACTGTCAGGAGGCCGGCTTCCTGCACCTGCACGCCATCTCCGAACAGTCCTACGCCACCTTCCTGCTGGCCCTGGGCCGGGAGCGGGAGGCGGCCGAACACCTGCGCTCGGCCGTCGGGCTCTACCAGCTGCACGGTCATCTGGCGGGCGCGGTCGCCGAGTTGCTCACAGTGATCGAGCAGTCGCTGAGCTGCCGGGGCGGCGGACAACTGCCCCCCGGACAAGCACCCTTGGTCGCCGAAACGCCGCCGACGGTTCTCGAGGGCCCGCCGGAGCCCTGCTGA
- a CDS encoding SPFH domain-containing protein, with protein MDTVLIVLIVLVVVAFIALIRTIQVIPQASAAIVERFGRYTRTLNAGLNIVVPFIDTIRNRIDLREQVVPFPPQPVITQDNLVVNIDTVIYYQVTDARAATYEVASFIQAIEQLTVTTLRNIIGSMDLESTLTSREVINAGLRGVLDEATGKWGIRVNRVELKAIEPPTSIQDSMEKQMRAERDKRAAVLTAEGARQAAILRAEGEKQAAVLSAEGEAQAAVLRADGEAAAIRTVFEAIHDGDADQKLLAYQYLQTLPELAKGDANKLWIIPSEVGDALKGLGGAFGGLTGQGAGPSVGPDLTKPPAAAPEGNGSRPGVGSGGGPRPVDTDQTGAARPRVNPTREYPQIDPE; from the coding sequence GTGGATACCGTCCTGATCGTGCTGATCGTTCTGGTGGTGGTGGCGTTCATCGCACTGATCCGGACGATCCAGGTGATCCCGCAGGCGAGCGCCGCGATCGTGGAGCGGTTCGGCCGCTACACCCGCACCCTCAACGCCGGCCTCAACATCGTGGTGCCGTTCATCGACACCATCCGCAACCGGATCGACCTGCGTGAGCAGGTCGTACCGTTCCCGCCGCAGCCGGTGATCACCCAGGACAACCTGGTGGTCAACATCGACACCGTCATCTACTACCAGGTGACCGACGCCCGGGCGGCGACCTACGAGGTGGCCAGCTTCATCCAGGCCATCGAGCAGCTCACCGTCACCACGCTGCGCAACATCATCGGCTCGATGGACCTGGAGTCCACCCTGACCTCCCGTGAGGTGATCAACGCCGGGCTGCGCGGGGTGCTGGACGAGGCGACCGGCAAGTGGGGCATCCGGGTCAACCGGGTGGAGCTGAAGGCGATCGAGCCGCCCACCTCCATCCAGGACTCGATGGAGAAGCAGATGCGCGCCGAGCGGGACAAGCGTGCGGCCGTGCTCACCGCCGAAGGCGCCCGGCAGGCCGCCATCCTGCGGGCCGAGGGTGAGAAGCAGGCCGCGGTGCTCAGCGCCGAGGGTGAGGCGCAGGCCGCGGTGCTGCGCGCCGACGGTGAGGCCGCCGCGATCCGCACCGTCTTCGAGGCCATCCACGACGGTGACGCCGACCAGAAGCTGCTCGCCTACCAGTACCTGCAGACCCTGCCCGAGCTGGCCAAGGGCGACGCCAACAAGCTCTGGATCATCCCCAGCGAGGTCGGCGACGCGCTCAAGGGCCTCGGCGGCGCGTTCGGCGGACTCACCGGCCAGGGGGCCGGGCCGAGCGTGGGCCCGGACCTGACCAAGCCGCCGGCGGCGGCGCCCGAGGGCAACGGCAGCCGCCCGGGCGTCGGTTCCGGCGGTGGACCGCGTCCGGTGGACACCGACCAGACCGGCGCGGCCAGGCCCCGGGTCAACCCGACCCGGGAGTACCCGCAGATCGACCCGGAGTGA
- a CDS encoding NfeD family protein: protein MDSWVWWLVFAVGLGIPLAITALPEFGLFAVGAVGAAITAGVGASVVWQFLTFLVVSIAMLAVVRPIAYRKLDRGPRVRMGIEALPGARAVVQERVDEHGGRIKLNGEIWSARALHPDHVYEPGQQVDVVEIQGATALVD, encoded by the coding sequence GTGGACAGCTGGGTGTGGTGGCTCGTGTTCGCCGTCGGTCTTGGCATACCGCTGGCGATCACCGCGCTGCCGGAATTCGGGCTGTTCGCGGTCGGCGCCGTCGGGGCAGCGATCACCGCCGGGGTGGGGGCCAGCGTGGTCTGGCAGTTCCTCACCTTCCTCGTCGTCTCGATCGCGATGCTGGCGGTGGTGCGGCCGATCGCCTACCGCAAGCTCGACCGGGGCCCGCGGGTGCGGATGGGGATCGAAGCACTGCCCGGCGCCCGAGCCGTCGTGCAGGAGCGGGTGGACGAGCACGGCGGGCGGATCAAGCTCAACGGCGAGATCTGGTCGGCACGCGCGCTGCACCCCGACCATGTGTACGAGCCGGGCCAGCAGGTGGATGTCGTCGAAATCCAGGGCGCGACCGCCCTGGTCGACTAG
- a CDS encoding sulfite exporter TauE/SafE family protein, with amino-acid sequence MTPWEGLAVFAAGAGAGTINVIVGSGTLITFPVLLAIGLPPVTANVSNTLGLVPGSISGAIGYRRELADQRGRLLRLGTAALLGGLLGAVLLTRLPSGAFDAIVPGLILLALVLVVIQPRVARAVAARGGKAVDPNGSPALVAGIFLTGIYGGYFGAAQGVLMLALMGMLLRDDLQRMNAVKNVLALIVNAVAAVFFMFTASMDWLAALLIAVGSALGGLVGAKVGRRLPPVALRTLIVVVGLAAVTKLLLD; translated from the coding sequence ATGACTCCTTGGGAAGGGCTGGCGGTCTTCGCGGCCGGAGCCGGCGCGGGCACCATCAACGTCATCGTGGGATCGGGAACGCTGATCACGTTCCCGGTCCTGCTGGCGATCGGGCTGCCCCCGGTCACCGCCAACGTCTCCAACACGCTCGGCCTGGTGCCCGGTTCGATCAGTGGCGCGATCGGCTACCGCCGCGAACTGGCCGACCAGCGCGGGCGGCTGCTGCGACTGGGCACGGCCGCTCTGCTCGGCGGACTGCTCGGCGCCGTGCTGCTGACCCGGTTGCCCAGCGGCGCCTTCGACGCCATCGTCCCGGGGCTGATCCTGCTCGCCCTCGTACTGGTGGTGATCCAGCCCAGGGTGGCCCGCGCGGTGGCGGCCCGCGGCGGCAAGGCCGTCGACCCGAACGGCAGCCCGGCCCTGGTCGCCGGCATCTTCCTGACCGGGATATACGGCGGCTACTTCGGCGCCGCGCAGGGCGTGCTGATGCTCGCGCTGATGGGCATGCTGCTCCGCGACGACCTGCAGCGGATGAACGCGGTCAAGAACGTGCTGGCGCTGATCGTCAACGCGGTCGCGGCGGTCTTCTTCATGTTCACCGCCTCGATGGACTGGCTCGCGGCGCTGCTGATCGCGGTCGGCTCGGCGCTGGGCGGCCTGGTCGGTGCCAAGGTCGGCCGCCGGCTGCCACCGGTGGCGCTGCGCACGCTGATCGTGGTGGTGGGCCTGGCCGCGGTCACCAAACTGCTGCTGGACTGA
- a CDS encoding response regulator, which produces MPESHATPIRVLLVDDHQVVRRGLRTFLEVQDDIEVVGEAADGAEGVAKAQELAPHVVLMDLKMPGVDGLEALKRLKAEGNPARVLIVTSFTEHRTVVPALRAGAAGYVYKDVDPEALAGAIRSVHAGHVLLQPELADTLLADDSPRTPQGRGGALTEREREVLGHLADGRSNREIARSLSLSEKTVKTHVSNILMKLDLADRTQAALWAVRHGEG; this is translated from the coding sequence GTGCCTGAGAGCCACGCCACGCCCATCCGCGTCCTGCTGGTCGACGACCACCAGGTGGTCCGCCGCGGGCTGCGCACCTTTCTGGAGGTCCAGGACGACATCGAGGTGGTCGGCGAGGCCGCCGACGGCGCCGAAGGCGTGGCGAAGGCTCAGGAGCTGGCCCCGCACGTGGTCCTGATGGACCTCAAGATGCCCGGCGTGGACGGCCTTGAGGCCCTCAAGCGCCTCAAGGCGGAGGGCAACCCGGCCCGGGTGCTGATCGTCACCAGCTTCACCGAGCACCGCACCGTGGTCCCGGCGCTGCGCGCGGGCGCCGCCGGCTACGTGTACAAGGACGTCGACCCGGAGGCGCTGGCCGGCGCGATCCGCTCGGTGCACGCCGGACACGTCCTGCTCCAGCCCGAGCTGGCCGACACCCTGCTGGCCGACGACTCCCCGCGCACCCCGCAGGGCCGCGGCGGAGCGCTGACGGAGCGTGAGCGCGAGGTGCTCGGCCACCTCGCGGACGGCCGCTCCAACCGGGAGATCGCCCGCAGCCTGAGCCTGTCCGAGAAGACGGTCAAGACCCACGTCTCCAACATCCTGATGAAGCTGGACCTGGCCGACCGCACCCAGGCCGCCCTGTGGGCCGTGCGCCACGGCGAGGGCTGA